A genomic stretch from Desulfotignum balticum DSM 7044 includes:
- a CDS encoding hydrogenase iron-sulfur subunit yields MEHFEPEIVAFCCHYCAYTAADMAGSKRISYPSNVKIIRVPCSGKVDAIHLMKALEKGADGVYVAGCLAGDCHFKNGNVRAEARVNRVKKLLTELGWEPERVAMYNMSAGMGEAFAQVAKEFTETIKKLGPNPGRTGAVDKAAS; encoded by the coding sequence ATGGAACATTTTGAACCTGAAATTGTCGCATTCTGCTGTCATTACTGTGCATATACGGCCGCAGATATGGCCGGCAGCAAGCGGATATCATATCCTTCCAACGTGAAGATCATCCGGGTGCCCTGTTCGGGTAAAGTGGATGCCATTCACCTGATGAAAGCCCTGGAAAAGGGGGCGGACGGTGTGTATGTGGCAGGATGTCTGGCAGGTGACTGCCATTTTAAAAATGGAAACGTCCGGGCCGAAGCCCGGGTGAACCGGGTCAAGAAACTGCTCACCGAACTGGGCTGGGAACCGGAACGGGTGGCCATGTACAACATGTCCGCCGGTATGGGAGAAGCATTTGCCCAAGTGGCCAAAGAGTTTACGGAAACCATAAAAAAACTGGGACCGAACCCCGGCAGGACCGGGGCCGTGGATAAGGCTGCCAGTTGA
- a CDS encoding methylenetetrahydrofolate reductase C-terminal domain-containing protein translates to MITAEQKPIQEIIQYIAPYSKILLVGCNECVTVCAAGGRKEVGLLASALHLNHLKQGKNIDIREITLERQCDPEYVEELTPYIDGVDAVVSMACGCGVQTIAARFKKTPVFPAVNTRFMGASLSQGVWSERCKGCGDCVLGITGGICPVARCSKHLFNGPCGGTSNGQCEVSPDIDCAWRLIWERLKELGMESRYEELMEAKDWRPGGAGGPGTIIREDLA, encoded by the coding sequence ATGATTACAGCAGAACAAAAACCCATACAGGAAATCATCCAGTATATTGCCCCATACAGCAAAATTCTCCTGGTGGGTTGCAATGAATGTGTGACAGTGTGTGCGGCAGGCGGCAGAAAAGAGGTTGGCCTGCTGGCATCTGCCCTGCATCTGAACCATCTGAAACAGGGCAAAAATATCGATATCAGAGAAATCACCCTGGAACGGCAATGTGATCCGGAATACGTGGAAGAACTGACCCCGTATATCGACGGCGTAGATGCCGTGGTGTCCATGGCCTGCGGCTGCGGCGTTCAGACCATTGCAGCCCGGTTCAAGAAAACCCCTGTGTTTCCCGCGGTCAACACCCGGTTCATGGGCGCGTCTTTGAGCCAGGGCGTATGGTCCGAACGGTGCAAAGGATGCGGTGACTGCGTTTTAGGCATCACCGGCGGCATCTGCCCGGTGGCCCGGTGCTCCAAACATCTGTTCAACGGCCCCTGCGGCGGCACATCCAACGGGCAGTGCGAGGTCAGCCCGGATATCGACTGCGCCTGGCGCCTGATCTGGGAACGGCTCAAGGAACTGGGAATGGAATCCCGGTATGAGGAATTGATGGAAGCAAAAGACTGGAGACCTGGTGGCGCCGGCGGACCCGGGACAATTATCAGGGAGGATTTGGCATAA
- a CDS encoding methylenetetrahydrofolate reductase: MKTDSRLEKVLASGELAVTSECGPPRGCRPEKVTEKAALLKDHVDGINVTDNQTAMVRMSSCTAGILIKQMGLDPIIQMVSRDRNRLAMQSEILGAYSFGINTMLCLSGDHAKFGDHPMAQGVFDIDSVQMIKMVQQMRDKGLFQGGAKIDGPPKMFIGAAANPFADPFELRVMRLAKKVKAGVDFIQTQCIFNLDKFEEWMKGVVERGLDEQVHILAGITPMKSVGMARYMKNKVPGMDIPDDVIKRLEGVPKEQQPEEGIKMAVESIERLKQVKGVHGFHIMAIEWEEKVPQIVEKAGLYPRPKV; the protein is encoded by the coding sequence ATGAAGACAGACAGCAGACTTGAAAAGGTATTGGCATCCGGTGAACTGGCAGTGACCTCGGAATGCGGGCCACCCAGGGGGTGCCGTCCGGAAAAGGTCACGGAAAAAGCGGCCCTGCTCAAAGATCATGTGGACGGTATCAACGTGACCGACAACCAGACCGCCATGGTCCGGATGTCTTCGTGCACTGCCGGCATCCTCATCAAACAGATGGGGCTGGATCCCATCATCCAGATGGTGTCCAGGGACAGAAACCGCCTGGCCATGCAGAGCGAAATCCTCGGGGCGTATTCCTTCGGCATCAACACCATGCTGTGCCTGTCCGGGGACCATGCCAAGTTCGGGGACCATCCCATGGCCCAGGGCGTATTTGACATCGATTCCGTGCAAATGATCAAGATGGTCCAGCAGATGCGGGATAAAGGCCTGTTCCAGGGCGGTGCCAAGATCGATGGCCCCCCGAAGATGTTCATCGGCGCGGCAGCCAACCCGTTTGCTGACCCGTTTGAACTGCGTGTCATGCGCCTGGCCAAAAAAGTCAAGGCAGGCGTTGACTTTATCCAGACACAATGTATTTTTAATCTTGATAAATTTGAAGAATGGATGAAAGGGGTCGTGGAACGGGGCCTGGACGAGCAGGTCCACATCCTGGCCGGCATCACGCCCATGAAATCCGTGGGCATGGCCCGGTATATGAAAAATAAAGTGCCTGGAATGGATATTCCGGATGATGTCATCAAACGGCTGGAAGGGGTGCCCAAAGAGCAGCAGCCGGAAGAAGGCATTAAGATGGCCGTGGAATCGATTGAACGTCTCAAGCAGGTCAAGGGTGTTCACGGATTTCATATCATGGCCATTGAATGGGAAGAAAAAGTACCCCAGATCGTGGAAAAGGCAGGACTGTATCCCAGGCCCAAGGTTTAG